The DNA sequence ATTTTCAGCGACCGGCTGGCGACACTCACCATCGGTAAATTTAGGAAACCGTCGAGATGAGCGAATACTCCATTTTCACCTCCGAGTCCGTGTCTGAAGGGCATCCGGACAAAATCGCCGACCAGATTTCCGACGCGGTGCTGGACGCCATCATTGCTGAAGACAAGTTCGCCCGTGTGGCGTGCGAAACGCTGGTGAAAACGGGCGTTGCGATCATCGCCGGCGAAGTCACCACCTCGGCCTGGGTCGACCTGGAAGACATCGTCCGCAAGGTCATCGTCGATATCGGCTACAACAGCTCCAACGTCGGCTTCGACGGCGCCACCTGCGCCGTCATGAACATCATCGGCAAGCAGTCGGTAGACATCGCCCAGGGCGTTGACCGCAGCAAGCCGGAAGATCAGGGCGCTGGCGACCAGGGCCTGATGTTCGGCTACGCCAGCAACGAAACCGACGTGCTGATGCCTGCGCCGATCTGCTTCTCCCACCGTCTGGTGGAGCGTCAGGCCGAAGCACGCAAATCCGGCCTGCTGCCGTGGCTGCGCCCGGACGCCAAGTCTCAGGTAACCTGCCGTTACGAGAATGGTCGCGTTGTGGGCATCGACGCCGTTGTTCTGTCGACCCAGCACAACCCCGAAGTCTCCTACAAAGACCTGCGCGAAGGCGTGATGGAGCTGATCGTCAAGCACGTGCTGCCAGCCGAGCTGCTGCACAAGGACACCCAGTTCCACATCAACCCGACCGGCAACTTCATCATCGGTGGTCCGGTAGGCGACTGCGGCCTGACCGGCCGCAAGATCATCGTCGACACCTACGGCGGCATGGCCCGTCACGGTGGTGGCGCATTCTCCGGCAAGGATCCATCGAAGGTTGACCGTTCCGCCGCCTACGCCGGCCGTTACGTTGCCAAGAACATCGTTGCCTCGGGACTCGCCGACCGCTGCGAGATTCAGGTTTCCTACGCTATCGGCGTCGCTCAACCGACTTCGATCTCGCTGAACACCTTCGGCACCGGCAAGCTGGCAGATGAGAAGATCATCCAGCTGGTTCGCGAGCACTTCGATCTGCGTCCGTACGCGATCACCAAAATGCTCGACCTGCTGCACCCGATGTACCAGGAAACCGCAGCCTACGGCCACTTCGGCCGTACGCCAGCCCTGAAGACCGTCGGCGACGACACCTTCACCACGTTTACCTGGGAACTTACCGACCGCGCCGACGCACTACGCGCAGCTGCCGGCCTGTAATCGACCTGCAGTGAAAAGCCCCAGCCGGGTAACCGGCTGGGGCTTTTTTGTTTGAACCCCACAGGACATATCCCCTTAAAGAACTCACCCTCGTCGGCACTCATTTATTCCTAGGCTCTGGACTCCTCTCATTGAGCAAGGATGCTCCAGATGCCAACGCCACTTAAAATCCTGCCCCTATTGCTGGCCCTGTCGAGCGCCGCGCAAGCCCACGCCACCCCTTGCCCCGACTGGTCGGCGGCCCACGCCCAAAGCGAAATCGACAATTTGGCGCAACATCTTGCTACCTGGGACGACCACTACCATCGCCAAGGCATTTCCCTGGTCGCCGACGAGCTCTACGAACAGAGCCGCGCCCGGCTCCAGGAATTGCGCCGGTGCTTCGCACAGCCCGCCAATACCGTCGACAATCCGCTGAAAAGCGCCGGTGGTCCACTCCTGCATCCCATACCGCACACCGGCCTGGACAAGCTGGCCGACGGCAAGGCGGTCGAGTCCTGGATGAGCGGGCGCAGCGACCTGTGGATTCAGCCCAAGGTCGATGGCGTAGCGGTGAGCCTGGTTTATCGCAAGGGGCGTCTGACCCAACTGATCAGTCGTGGTGACGGCATACGAGGGCATGACTGGAGTCGCCATATTCCCGCGCTCGGCAGGCTTGTCCGGCAACTGCCCGAGCCCATCGACCTGCTGCTGCAAGGCGAACTCTACTGGCATCTGGGCAACCATGTGCAGGCTGAAGCCGGCAGCCTCAATGCCCGCAGCAAAGTGGCCGGGTTAATGGCCCGCCGCCAACTCGGCGCTGCCGACGGCGCCGGTATCGGCCTGTTCGCCTGGGATTGGCCACACGGCCCGGCCACCCAGGTCGCACGCTTGGCCGGGCTCGCAGCGCTGGGTTTCCCTGAACCCGCCCGATACAGCGCTCAAGTGCACAATTTTGCCGAGGCCGCGCACTGGAGAGAGCAGTGGTATCGCTCCCCACTGCCGTTTGCCAGTGATGGCATCGTGCTCCGCCAGAGCCAGCGGCCCAAGGCCGAACGCTGGCAAGCCAGGACACCCTACTGGATCGTTGCCTGGAAATACCCGTTGGCCCAGGCATTGGCCACGGTGCGCCAGGTCGCCTTCAACATTGGCCGTAGCGGTCGAGTCACGCCGGTGCTGACGCTCGACCCTGTGCAGCTGGATGATCGCCTGATCAAACAGGTCAGTGTCGGCTCGTTTCAACGCTGGAAAAATCTCGATATCAGGCCTGGCGACCAGGTCGCCATCAGCCTTGCAGGCCTGACCATTGCCCGACTGGATGAGGTGGTCATGCGAAGCATAGGAAGAGCCGAGGTCAATCCGCCTGCCATGGGTGCCTATCACGCGCTCAGTTGCTGGCAACCCACGCCCGGCTGCGAGGGCCAGTTCCTGGCCCGCCTGAACTGGCTTGGCGGCAAGCAGGGTCTGGCGTTGCCACACGTGGGCCCGGGCACCTGGCAAAAGTTGATCGACAACCGGCGGATCAACGGGCTGGTCGATTGGCTGGATCTGCAAAGCGAAGACCTGGCAAACATTCCCGGGCTTGGCGAACGCAGCAGCGCTAAACTGCTCGACAGTTTTCGCACGGCTCCAAGCCTGCCCTTTCGGGTCTGGCTGACAGCGCTCGGCCTGCCTGCCCCCAAAGACCTTGATCTTGATGGTTCATGGCAAACACTGGCCGCACGCAGCGAAGCGCAATGGCAAGCTGAGCCCGGTATAGGGCCTGGGCGCGCCGCGCAGTTAAGCGCGTTTTTTCGCCACCCACAGGTGACGGCATTGAGCGATAAACTGCGCGCGGCCGAAATCGAGGGTTTCTAATTTCTCCGGATCACGGCAGGATTCGGGCATGGAAAACCGGTCAACGGCGATCGGTCTGACTGAACAACCACAAGAGGCGAGCATCCAGCGCTGTCTTGTGCATACGGAGCTCTTATGAATCTGCTTTCTCGTCTGGCCTTGATCACTGTTTGTGGGTTACTGGCATCGCCGCTCATGGCGGCAGAAGAGCAGCCCAGCCTCACTGGCTGCGCCGCCAAGCGTCAGGCCATCAGCGAACAGATCGAGCAGGCGCGTGCCAACGGCAACAGCGACCAGCAAGCGGGCCTGGAAAAAGCCCTGAGTGAAGTCACGGCCAACTGCACCGAAGCGTCCTTGAAAAAGGAGCGCGAAAACAAGGTGCTCGAGGCCAAGCATGAAGTACGCGAACGCCAGTCCGACCTGGACAAGGCCATGAAAAAAGGCGATCCGGAGAAGATCAACAAGCGCAAGGACAAACTGGCCGAGTCACGCAAAGAGCTGCAAGAGGCACTGGACGAATTGGATAAATGATCCTGTAGCCGCTGGTTCGGCGTACCACGGTCGGCGTAGCCGCTGCCGCAGGCTGCGCTGGAGCCCCGCAGGGGCTCCCCGGCGATCTTGAGATCTTGCGCGTACTTCGTAAGCGAGCGTCGCAGCAGCTACAAAATCAGTGATCACGAAACTCGGTATGACAGGCTTTGCAGCTGTCCTCGACCTTCTGCATCGGCGCACTCAAGGCAGGTGCCTGCAGCGGCTGTGCACGCGTGGCGACGACCAGCTCCCCGGTCGCCGACTCCAGTGCGCGGGCCAGCTCCTGGAAACGTGCCTGCTTCTGCCAGACATCCGCCCTGGCGCTGGTATCGTCTTCTTCCTTGACCTGTGGAAAATGCTTCCATGGCTCGCGGGAAAGACTGTCGAGCTTGACGGCGCCATCAGCAAACTTCTGCCCGTCGAACGGCAGGCGCCCGCGCAGCATGCCGCCCAGGTCTTCGCTGGTCTTGAGCATTTGTTTGAAAATGGCCTTGCGCTGACCCAGCGGCGAATTCGGATCGACCCCGCCACAGGCGGACAGGGACAGACAGGCCAGCAATACAACGGAAAATCTTTTAAGAGTCATGATGGCTTCAGGTCACGGGAAAACGGCGGCCAGTATCCTCGCGTCATCGGCAAAGACCAATAGCCCCATTAATAATGCGGGTTGCACGGCCCCTGAAAGCCTGGCAACCCACTAAGGAACGATCGCTTGAACACCCTTATCAAACAGTGGCGCTGGGCCCTTCCCCTGGTAGCCCTGCTCGCCGGCTGCAACGGCAGCAAAGACGACAAGCCCCAGACTCACGCAGTGGCCACCTATGCCGTCGCCAGCTGGGACGCCCTGCCCGCGGTCTCCGACAGCGACCTGCTGGCCGGCTTCGCCTCCTGGCGCGGCGCCTGCGATCGACTCAAGAGCGATGCCAACTGGGCGCCGACCTGCAGCGCAGCGGCCAACGTGGCGCAGACGTCCCCTGCCATCCGCGGTTTTCTCCAGGAACACCTGGATGTCTATGGCCTGCGTTCGGCCAATGGCACGCCAAACGGCCTGATAACCGGCTATTACGAACCGGTCTATCCCGGCAGCCTTGCGCAAACCGGCGATAACACCATTCCGGTTTATGGCGTACCCGAGGACCTGATCGTGGTGTCGCTCGACAGCGTCTACCCGGAGCTCAAGGGCAAGCGCCTGCGCGGCCGGCTCGAAGGCCGCACCCTGAAACCCTACGATGTCGCCGGCGTGATCAACAGCCAGGGCGTCAAGGCACCGGTGCTCGCCTGGCTGACGGACCCGATGGACCTGCAATTTCTGCAAATCCAGGGTTCGGGCCGCATTCAGCTCGACGACGGGCGCCAACTGCGAATCGGCTATGCCGATCAGAATGGCCATCCGTATCGGCCCATTGGCCGCTGGCTGGTCGAGCAAGGCGAGTTAAAAAAGGAAGACGTCACCATGGGCAGCATCGACGCCTGGGCCAAGGCAAACCCGACGCGGATTCCCGAACTGTTGGCGAGCAATCCCAGCTACGTGTTCTTCAGCACGCGCCCGGACAGCAACGAAGGCCCGCGGGGCTCGCTCAACGTCCCCCTGACCGCAGGTTACAGCGTCGCGGTGGACCGCAAAGTGGTGCCTCTCGGCAGCCTGCTGTGGCTCTCGACCACCCGGCCCGATGGCAGTGCCCTGGCGCGCCCGGTGGCCGCCCAGGATACCGGTGGTGCAATCACCGGCGAAGTGCGCGCCGATCTGTTCTGGGGGACCGGCGACGAGGCCGGAAAACTGGCCGGGGACATGAAGCAGCAAGGCCAGATCTGGATGCTGTGGCCCAAGAACGTCGCGCTGCCCCAGGTTCCCCAGGTCGCCAACGCCCCCTGATGCTCAAATAGAAACGAAGAAGAAGCTGGCGACAATGCCCATGCTGACAAACCATACCAGTGAGCGCAATGTCGCCCAGTCCGCCAGGTAGCAAATGATGTAGAGCAGCCGACTGGTGATGAACAGTACCGCCAGTACATTGATCGTCACCAGGTCCGCGCCTTCGCTGATGTAGGCAATGATCACCGCCGCGGCAAACGCGGGGGTGATTTCGAAGCTGTTCAACTGCGCCGAATGGGCACGCCGGGCAAAACCTTCGAGGGTCTCGAGGAACGCGCGCGGGTCATGGTTATCGCGCAGCCCAAACCCACCGCCGAACTTGGCAACGTAGGTACACAGGTAGGGCAGAAAGATGGCGATCAATACACACCAGAAGGCGACGATCATTGGCAATTCCCTATTAGAGTTTCATCACAAGCATGCCGACCAGGACCAGCCCGCACGCTAAAAGTCGAGGCCGACCAAAAGGTTCCTTGAGGTAGCGCATGCCCAGCAGCACCACCAGAATCACGCTGATTTCGCGCAATGCCGCCGCTTCGGCGATCGAGCCCAACTGCATCGCCCAGAGCACCAGAGCGTAGCTGAACAATACACAGAAACCGACGCTCAGGCCCAGTCGCCATTGCGTGCGCCAGAACAAGGTGAACGCCGGCCGCTTGCGGGTCAGCGCCAGCAAAGGGAACGGCCAGGCGCTGATCAGCGTCAGCCACACCAGGTAATCCAGAGGATGTGCCCAGCGCCGCAGGGCCTGCCCGTCCAGGAAGGTGTAACAGCCAATGCACAAGCCGATCAGCACCACCACCGGCAGCATCGACCAGGGCAAGCGATCGCCGCCGCCACCGTGCCAAAGCAGGCAGAGCATGCCGCAGGGAATCAACAGGATGCCAATGATCTGCTGCGTGCTGAGCACCTCACCGGCAAAGATCAGGGTCAAAGCCAGCACCACCAGGGGTGAAAGCCCACGCATCAGGGGGTAGACCAGCCCCAGGTCACCGACCCGATAGGCTTTGATCAGCAAGTAGCGATAAAGCAATTCGAATACCGCCGAGGCAATGATCCACGGCCAGATTTCGCTCGGCGGGAACGAGACGAACCCCAGCATCGGCACCACGAGGAGCAATGCAACCGCATCCATGCAGGCCACGACCAGCAGGCGTTCCGCGCTGAACTTGATCAAGGTATTCCAGGCGGCGTGCAGCAGCGCCGCCACTAACACCAGAGCTGTCGCCAGCACGGTCCACTCCTTGTCCGGGTTGACTGAATTGATACGCCTTGTGTCCGTAGTCGTATGGGCTTACTGGCCAACCCCTCGAACGGGCTCATAGTACTCCAGAGCGACTCATCTTATGGGAGCACCCTCAAAACTGTACTCATAAAAAACATTGGTCACCGCAAAACCAAACCGATCATACAAAGGCTCGCCCATATCGGTTGCGTAAAGCACCGCACAGGGGGTGCCTTTTGCTTTGGCGACATCCAGGACGGTTCCCAGCACAGCACTCGCAAGCCCTTTACGACGAAACTCGGATCGGGTTGACATCGTATAGATGCCGACTTCGAACTTCCCGATGCACATCAGTGCCGTGGCTGCCGGCACCCCCTCATAACAGGCCAGGAAAGGCTGGCAGCCTGCATGCCTGATGACTGGATAGAAAAAATCCCGAAAGCGGGTGAGATCGAACCCAAAGGTATCTGCGGCGATTATCGACCAGACATCCAGCTGCGCATCGGAAATGACTTCTTCTACCGTTATTTTTGAGGGGTAGCTGCGTGAGTGATAAGTATCCAAAGACAGCAACATCTCGGGAAACTCCGAGGCTTCCTTGAAGCCATAGCCTTCAAGGCCAGATGGGCGGCCTTCAGCAAGCCAGCAGTAGGGTTTTCCCGCGTAAAAACGTCGTACGGCTTTGACAGCCTCAACGCTCGGGATGCCCCAGACCATATTTACGAAGGGGATATCTCCAGGCGCCTTGAGCGCCATCACCCTTTCTAATTCCAGGATTTCCCAGCCGGCAACCGATGACATTCGCTGGAGAACTTCCAGAAAATTGCCTTGCTGGGTGCGTGCCAGGCTCATTCGCTGGACTCCCTTGCTTCACGAGGCGCTGCATAGCAGCGCGCCTCACTCCACTTTGTCAGCGTCGTACTGATCCTTGATGTATTTGATCTCGGTCCTGCCATGGGGCGCGGGCAAACCGTCTTCGCCCAGATTGACGAACACCAGCTTGTCGATCGTAAGGATGCTCTTGCGTGTAATTTTATTGCGCACTTCGCACTGCAGCGTAATGGAGGTACGACCAAACTCGGTGGCGGTGATCCCCAGTTCGATGATGTCGCCCTGACGCGAAGCACTGACGAAATTGATTTCGGAAATGTACTTGGTCACCACGCGCTGGTTGCCCAGCTGGACGATGGCGTAGATTGCCGCTTCTTCGTCGATCCAGCGCAGCAGGCTGCCGCCGAACAGGGTGCCATTGGGGTTGAGGTCTTCGGGTTTTACCCATTTGCGGGTGTGAAAATTCATGCTCGCTCCTGAACGCCCTGCCGATTGGTACAACCATAATGGCAGACCCACAGGCCGAGCTGTATCGGACAATGGCTATGGCCTCGATTAACCGTTCGAACATCGGCCGACGGAAACCCTTGGGCGAACGCGCCAGCACGGCTATAATCGCCACCGCTTCAAAACGGTCATCTTCACCAGCTACCGTTTTCCCGCCACCTGTCCGAGGGGCGCTGCAGCAGGATTGTCCTGTCAGGCTCGGATGGGGCGTTGTTTGTACAGGGTTCCCTGCACAGGCACTAAACGCACAACGGCGCCCATTCGCACACTACGAATGGAGGCTCTTTCATGAGCGCAGTAATCACGCCTGCAGATTTTACCGACTACAAAGTCGCCGACATGTCCCTGGCTGCCTGGGGCCGTCGCGAAACCATCATCGCCGAATCGGAAATGCCGGCCCTGATGGGTCTGCGCCGCAAGTACGCTGGTGAGCAGCCGCTCAAGGGCGCAAAAATCCTCGGCTGCATCCACATGACCATCCAGACTGCCGTGCTGATCGAAACCCTGGTTGCCCTGGGCGCCGAAGTACGCTGGTCGTCCTGCAACATTTTCTCGACCCAGGACCAGGCTGCTGCCGCTATCGCCGCTGCCGGCATCCCGGTATTCGCCTGGAAAGGCGAGACGGAAGAAGAGTACGAGTGGTGCATCGAGCAGACCATCCTCAAGGATGGCCAGCCTTGGGATGCCAACATGATCCTCGACGATGGCGGCGATCTGACCGAAATTCTTCACAAGAAATACCCGGGCATGCTGGACAGGATCCACGGCGTGACCGAAGAGACCACCACCGGCGTACACCGCCTGCTGGATATGCTCGCCAAGGGCGAACTCAAAATCCCGGCCATCAACGTCAACGACTCGGTCACCAAGAGCAAGAACGACAACAAGTACGGCTGCCGTCATAGCCTGAACGATGCGATCAAGCGCGGTACCGACCATCTGCTGTCCGGCAAGCAAGCGCTGGTGATCGGCTACGGTGACGTGGGCAAGGGCTCGGCCCAGTCCCTGCGCCAGGAAGGCATGATCGTCAAGGTCTCCGAAGTCGACCCGATCTGCGCCATGCAAGCCTGCATGGACGGTTTCGAACTGGTTTCGCCGTTCATCGATGGCAATAACGACGGCACCGAAGCCAGCATCGACAAGGCACTGCTGGGCAAGATCGACCTGATCGTGACCACCACCGGCAACGTCAATGTTTGCGACGCGAACATGCTCAAGGCCCTGAAAAAGCGTGCTGTTGTCTGCAACATCGGTCACTTCGACAACGAAATCGACACGGTTTTCATGCGCAAGAACTGGGCATGGGAAGAAGTGAAGCCACAAGTACACAAGATCCACCGTACCGGCCCAGGCGATTTCGACGCACAGAACGACGACTACCTGATCCTGCTGGCCGAAGGCCGTCTGGTTAACCTGGGCAACGCCACGGGTCACCCAAGCCGGATCATGGACGGCTCGTTCGCCAACCAGGTACTGGCACAGATCTTCCTGTTCGCCCAGAAGTACGCCGACCTGTCGCCAGCCCAGAAAGCCGAGCGCCTGACCGTTGAAGTACTGCCCAAGAAGCTCGACGAAGAAGTGGCCCTGGAAATGGTCCGCGGCTTCGGTGGCGTGGTCACCAAACTGACCAAGCAACAGGCTGAATACATCGGCGTTACCGTCGAAGGCCCGTTCAAGCCCCACGCCTACCGCTACTGATCGGCCGGGGCGCCCGCTCCCCCTGTGGGATTGGCGTTGCCCCATAAACGATTGGCGATAGGGCCGGCCTGCACCGGCCCTTTGAGCTCCCAAGGATACGACCATGTCCCAAGAACGCCGCTACAGCTTCGAGTTCTTCCCGACCAAGACCGATGCTGGGCATGAAAAACTGCTCGCCACTGCCCGTCAGCTGGCCAGCTACAACCCGGACTTCTTCTCCTGCACTTACGGTGCGGGCGGATCGACCCGCGATCGCACCCTCAACACCGTGCTGCAGTTGGAAAGCGAAGTGAAAATCCCTGCCGCACCGCACCTCTCGTGCGTGGGCGACAGCAAGGCCGATCTGCGCTCCCTGCTGGCCCAATACAAGGCTGCCGGCATCAAACGCATCGTCGCCCTGCGTGGCGACCTGCCCTCGGGCATGGGGATAGCCAGTGGCGAGTTGCGTCATGCCAACGACCTGGTTGACTTCATTCGTGAAGAAACGGGTAATCATTTCCACATCGAAGTCGCCGCTTACCCGGAAATGCACCCGCAAGCGCGAAATTTCGAAGACGATCTGACCAACTTCGTGCGCAAGGCCAATGCCGGTGCCGACAGTGCGATCACCCAGTACTTCTTCAACGCCGACAGCTACTTCTACTTTGTCGAGCGCGTGCAGAAACTGGGTGTGAACATCCCGATCGTGCCCGGCATCATGCCAATCACCAACTACAGCAAGCTGGCACGTTTCTCCGACGCCTGCGGCGCAGAGATCCCACGCTGGATTCGCAAGCAACTGGAAGCCTACGGCGATGACGTGCAAAGCATCCAGGCGTTTGGCGAGCAGATCATCAGTGAAATGTGTGAGCGGTTGTTACAAGGCGGCGCGCCAGGGCTGCACTTCTATACCCTGAATCAGGCGGATCCAAGCCTGGCGATCTGGAACAACCTCCAGCTGCCACGCTGATCCCTAACACTTGACTACACTTGTGTAGCACCCTGGAAACAGGCCTTGGTGTAAGCTCAAGGCCTTTTTCTTGGTCCCACTCAGGATACTCGCCGCTACATGCTTTCGACTCCCGCCTGCACTGCCCCTCAACTGGTCTACCTGGTTTTCGGAAAGGGACACCTACCATCAGGAGGCGGTATTCAGTATCGCCAGCGCCCTTGCCGGCATGCGCGAAACACCGGACGAGCCTCTGGAGATTCAGGTCTTCAGCGACAATCCCGAGCCTTACCGCCAGTTGCCGGTGCGCGTTCGCCCTCTGGATACGGCAACGCGCCAATCCTGGAGCGCCCCCCACGGTTATCACTTTCGAGCCAAGCCCGTCGCCCTGCGCAAAGTGCTGGAGGAGTCGTCGCTGGCCCTGCTGATCGACACCGATACCTTTTTCAATGCATCGCCCCTGGAACTATTTCGCCGCATAGAGCCCGGCACCCTGCTCTGCAATGCCTTCGGCTCGCATTTTGGCGCCGACAAGCAAGCCCCCCTCTACCGTAACCTGGCAGCCATGCTCAACGCCCGAGGCCTGGCCGATGAGCAGATGCCCTTGCTCAACTCAGGGGTCATCGGCCTTCACCAGAGTGATGGCCACGTGCTTGACCACACCATCGACCTGATCGACGAATGCTTTGCGATGGCCGAAGGGGCGTACACGCTCGAAGAATTCTGCCTGTCCGTCGCCGCCTACCGGTCCTTTCAGGTGCGCGAATGTCCGGATCTGATCCACCATTACTGGAGCCGAAAACAGCTGTTCCGGGCAAAAGTACAGGCCTGGCTGCGCAAACATGCACATGCCCCGATCACGGAGCAGGCCCTGAACGATACCCGTCTGGTCACCGCGCACTTGCCTCGGCCCCCGGCACTCCAGCGCCTGGCCTACAAATGCCTGACCCTGGCAATGCCGGCACCACAACGCCAATTCTCCCTTGAGATCCTCTACGGCTGCTACCGCCACGACAACGAGTTCGATCAGGCCTGTGCCCCGGTCTGGTGGGAAAAGGCCCGGGCAAACACGGAGAAGCGCCTTCGCAGGCCGCTGGCCCCCCCTGCAGCTCAAGCGCTGGCTTGATCAACCCGGCCTGCGCCTGATGCTCGGTTCAAAACGCAAAGCGATCTATCGGCACCTGATACACAAGCAAGTCGGTTGAAGGCCAGGACCAGAGCATTGCACCTCCAGCCCGGGCATCGTACTCTCCAACCATGCCTTCATTCGTCCAGCTTCTGACAGCCTTGCTTATCACTTGCTTGAGCTTCTCCGCTCATAGCGAGAAGCTGCGCATTGTCACCGAACCCTGGGCGCCCTATGTGTATCTGGAAAACGGCAAGCCCATGGGCCTCGACTACGAGGCCACAGCGCTGGTGTTCCAGCGCCTGGGCATCGAAGTCGAGTGGCAGTTTCTGCCATGGAAGCGCTGCCTGGCGATGGTCGAACAAGGTCAGGCCGATGGCATCCTGGATATTTTCCAGACCGCGGAGCGTGACAGCCAACTTTACTATCCCAGCGAGCCGCTTTCGGAAG is a window from the Pseudomonas sp. LS1212 genome containing:
- a CDS encoding murein transglycosylase A — encoded protein: MNTLIKQWRWALPLVALLAGCNGSKDDKPQTHAVATYAVASWDALPAVSDSDLLAGFASWRGACDRLKSDANWAPTCSAAANVAQTSPAIRGFLQEHLDVYGLRSANGTPNGLITGYYEPVYPGSLAQTGDNTIPVYGVPEDLIVVSLDSVYPELKGKRLRGRLEGRTLKPYDVAGVINSQGVKAPVLAWLTDPMDLQFLQIQGSGRIQLDDGRQLRIGYADQNGHPYRPIGRWLVEQGELKKEDVTMGSIDAWAKANPTRIPELLASNPSYVFFSTRPDSNEGPRGSLNVPLTAGYSVAVDRKVVPLGSLLWLSTTRPDGSALARPVAAQDTGGAITGEVRADLFWGTGDEAGKLAGDMKQQGQIWMLWPKNVALPQVPQVANAP
- a CDS encoding hotdog domain-containing protein translates to MNFHTRKWVKPEDLNPNGTLFGGSLLRWIDEEAAIYAIVQLGNQRVVTKYISEINFVSASRQGDIIELGITATEFGRTSITLQCEVRNKITRKSILTIDKLVFVNLGEDGLPAPHGRTEIKYIKDQYDADKVE
- the metK gene encoding methionine adenosyltransferase gives rise to the protein MSEYSIFTSESVSEGHPDKIADQISDAVLDAIIAEDKFARVACETLVKTGVAIIAGEVTTSAWVDLEDIVRKVIVDIGYNSSNVGFDGATCAVMNIIGKQSVDIAQGVDRSKPEDQGAGDQGLMFGYASNETDVLMPAPICFSHRLVERQAEARKSGLLPWLRPDAKSQVTCRYENGRVVGIDAVVLSTQHNPEVSYKDLREGVMELIVKHVLPAELLHKDTQFHINPTGNFIIGGPVGDCGLTGRKIIVDTYGGMARHGGGAFSGKDPSKVDRSAAYAGRYVAKNIVASGLADRCEIQVSYAIGVAQPTSISLNTFGTGKLADEKIIQLVREHFDLRPYAITKMLDLLHPMYQETAAYGHFGRTPALKTVGDDTFTTFTWELTDRADALRAAAGL
- a CDS encoding cytochrome c — protein: MTLKRFSVVLLACLSLSACGGVDPNSPLGQRKAIFKQMLKTSEDLGGMLRGRLPFDGQKFADGAVKLDSLSREPWKHFPQVKEEDDTSARADVWQKQARFQELARALESATGELVVATRAQPLQAPALSAPMQKVEDSCKACHTEFRDH
- the metF gene encoding methylenetetrahydrofolate reductase [NAD(P)H], which codes for MSQERRYSFEFFPTKTDAGHEKLLATARQLASYNPDFFSCTYGAGGSTRDRTLNTVLQLESEVKIPAAPHLSCVGDSKADLRSLLAQYKAAGIKRIVALRGDLPSGMGIASGELRHANDLVDFIREETGNHFHIEVAAYPEMHPQARNFEDDLTNFVRKANAGADSAITQYFFNADSYFYFVERVQKLGVNIPIVPGIMPITNYSKLARFSDACGAEIPRWIRKQLEAYGDDVQSIQAFGEQIISEMCERLLQGGAPGLHFYTLNQADPSLAIWNNLQLPR
- a CDS encoding GNAT family N-acetyltransferase — its product is MSLARTQQGNFLEVLQRMSSVAGWEILELERVMALKAPGDIPFVNMVWGIPSVEAVKAVRRFYAGKPYCWLAEGRPSGLEGYGFKEASEFPEMLLSLDTYHSRSYPSKITVEEVISDAQLDVWSIIAADTFGFDLTRFRDFFYPVIRHAGCQPFLACYEGVPAATALMCIGKFEVGIYTMSTRSEFRRKGLASAVLGTVLDVAKAKGTPCAVLYATDMGEPLYDRFGFAVTNVFYEYSFEGAPIR
- a CDS encoding DUF1090 domain-containing protein, whose product is MNLLSRLALITVCGLLASPLMAAEEQPSLTGCAAKRQAISEQIEQARANGNSDQQAGLEKALSEVTANCTEASLKKERENKVLEAKHEVRERQSDLDKAMKKGDPEKINKRKDKLAESRKELQEALDELDK
- the ahcY gene encoding adenosylhomocysteinase, which encodes MSAVITPADFTDYKVADMSLAAWGRRETIIAESEMPALMGLRRKYAGEQPLKGAKILGCIHMTIQTAVLIETLVALGAEVRWSSCNIFSTQDQAAAAIAAAGIPVFAWKGETEEEYEWCIEQTILKDGQPWDANMILDDGGDLTEILHKKYPGMLDRIHGVTEETTTGVHRLLDMLAKGELKIPAINVNDSVTKSKNDNKYGCRHSLNDAIKRGTDHLLSGKQALVIGYGDVGKGSAQSLRQEGMIVKVSEVDPICAMQACMDGFELVSPFIDGNNDGTEASIDKALLGKIDLIVTTTGNVNVCDANMLKALKKRAVVCNIGHFDNEIDTVFMRKNWAWEEVKPQVHKIHRTGPGDFDAQNDDYLILLAEGRLVNLGNATGHPSRIMDGSFANQVLAQIFLFAQKYADLSPAQKAERLTVEVLPKKLDEEVALEMVRGFGGVVTKLTKQQAEYIGVTVEGPFKPHAYRY
- a CDS encoding MAPEG family protein, which gives rise to MIVAFWCVLIAIFLPYLCTYVAKFGGGFGLRDNHDPRAFLETLEGFARRAHSAQLNSFEITPAFAAAVIIAYISEGADLVTINVLAVLFITSRLLYIICYLADWATLRSLVWFVSMGIVASFFFVSI
- the ligB gene encoding NAD-dependent DNA ligase LigB; protein product: MPTPLKILPLLLALSSAAQAHATPCPDWSAAHAQSEIDNLAQHLATWDDHYHRQGISLVADELYEQSRARLQELRRCFAQPANTVDNPLKSAGGPLLHPIPHTGLDKLADGKAVESWMSGRSDLWIQPKVDGVAVSLVYRKGRLTQLISRGDGIRGHDWSRHIPALGRLVRQLPEPIDLLLQGELYWHLGNHVQAEAGSLNARSKVAGLMARRQLGAADGAGIGLFAWDWPHGPATQVARLAGLAALGFPEPARYSAQVHNFAEAAHWREQWYRSPLPFASDGIVLRQSQRPKAERWQARTPYWIVAWKYPLAQALATVRQVAFNIGRSGRVTPVLTLDPVQLDDRLIKQVSVGSFQRWKNLDIRPGDQVAISLAGLTIARLDEVVMRSIGRAEVNPPAMGAYHALSCWQPTPGCEGQFLARLNWLGGKQGLALPHVGPGTWQKLIDNRRINGLVDWLDLQSEDLANIPGLGERSSAKLLDSFRTAPSLPFRVWLTALGLPAPKDLDLDGSWQTLAARSEAQWQAEPGIGPGRAAQLSAFFRHPQVTALSDKLRAAEIEGF
- a CDS encoding DMT family transporter, with product MLATALVLVAALLHAAWNTLIKFSAERLLVVACMDAVALLLVVPMLGFVSFPPSEIWPWIIASAVFELLYRYLLIKAYRVGDLGLVYPLMRGLSPLVVLALTLIFAGEVLSTQQIIGILLIPCGMLCLLWHGGGGDRLPWSMLPVVVLIGLCIGCYTFLDGQALRRWAHPLDYLVWLTLISAWPFPLLALTRKRPAFTLFWRTQWRLGLSVGFCVLFSYALVLWAMQLGSIAEAAALREISVILVVLLGMRYLKEPFGRPRLLACGLVLVGMLVMKL